A genome region from Gigantopelta aegis isolate Gae_Host chromosome 3, Gae_host_genome, whole genome shotgun sequence includes the following:
- the LOC121367597 gene encoding FMRFamide receptor-like: MSSEDDTINNLSVPYTFDESELEGGDVLKNAEFRYYLSGIGGTIVCSLGIIGNIFCVIVLTTKKMRSSTYMYLAALAVCDMLVLITTLMLFVKDTKPPLSDSSLDLYYAFIYPFIHPITVTFQVTSIWLTLAFTVDRYIMICHPFKAERMCCRSRAKKVILAMFLAGIGFNIPRFFEYYTARIRIEAGNTTQILYYIDFTTFGKNEYFREIVHSWLYLICVCGLPFLALTIINGFLIRAVHLSRKKGREINAKEKRRNDTTIMLIGVVIIFLICQGPALVARMMYAFTAFRDLSRSYHTFNEVVLFLVTLNSAINIVPYYFFGKKFRAEFWRLFCVCIFDAEQLNRLSRRLSLSVDHKKNNHVDQIELNGIHSKLAKFVGVQHNVASPLMGDSDQSASEVSDYTANGNLQPPQFYANPAQQNISTSGSSGYLVTRLNNSS; encoded by the coding sequence ATGTCTTCTGAAGATGACACCATCAACAACCTCAGTGTCCCGTACACGtttgacgaatctgaactggaGGGTGGCGATGTCCTCAAGAATGCCGAGTTTCGCTACTACCTCTCCGGTATTGGCGGTACGATTGTGTGTTCACTGGGGATTATCGGCAACATTTTCTGCGTGATTGTGCTGACCACCAAGAAGATGAGGTCATcgacatacatgtaccttgcgGCGCTGGCCGTCTGCGACATGCTGGTGCTGATCACCACACTGATGCTGTTTGTGAAGGACACCAAGCCACCCTTGAGTGACTCGAGCCTGGACCTGTATTATGCATTCATCTACCCGTTCATCCACCCGATAACTGTGACCTTTCAAGTGACCTCCATATGGCTGACCCTCGCGTTCACGGTCGACCGCTACATCATGATCTGTCATCCGTTCAAGGCTGAACGAATGTGCTGCAGAAGTCGTGCCAAGAAGGTGATCCTTGCCATGTTTCTTGCTGGTATCGGTTTCAACATCCCAAGATTCTTTGAGTATTACACAGCAAGAATTCGCATTGAAGCGGGAAATACCACACAAATCCTGTACTACATTGATTTTACTACATTTGGCAAAAATGAATATTTTCGCGAAATTGTGCATTCATGGTTGTATTTGATATGTGTCTGTGGTCTACCTTTCCTGGCATTGACAATCATCAATGGATTTCTCATCCGGGCAGTACATTTATCAAGGAAGAAAGGCCGAGAGATTAATGCAAAAGAAAAGCGACGTAACGACACAACAATTATGCTGATAGGTGTGGTGATAATATTCCTTATCTGTCAGGGTCCGGCCCTCGTTGCTAGGATGATGTATGCATTTACGGCATTCAGAGACCTGTCTCGGAGCTACCACACGTTTAACGAAGTGGTCTTGTTTCTCGTCACGCTTAATTCTGCAATCAATATTGTGCCATACTACTTTTTTGGAAAGAAATTCCGTGCTGAGTTCTGGCGCttgttctgtgtgtgtatttttgatGCCGAGCAGTTGAACAGACTCAGCCGTCGACTGAGCCTGTCTGTTGATCACAAGAAAAACAACCATGTGGATCAGATAGAGCTGAATGGAATCCACAGCAAGCTGGCCAAGTTCGTGGGTGTGCAGCACAATGTGGCTAGCCCTTTAATGGGAGACTCAGACCAGTCGGCTTCTGAAGTGTCTGACTACACAGCCAACGGGAATCTTCAACCACCACAGTTTTACGCTAACCCCGCTCAACAGAATATTAGTACCAGTGGGTCCTCGGGATATCTTGTAACACGCCTGAACAACTCTTCTTGA